Proteins encoded together in one Lathyrus oleraceus cultivar Zhongwan6 chromosome 5, CAAS_Psat_ZW6_1.0, whole genome shotgun sequence window:
- the LOC127085794 gene encoding putative disease resistance protein At3g14460 isoform X4 translates to MDIFNAGESGSKIIVTTRDERVALSVQTFLSVHYLRPLKVEDCWSLLAEHAFGAHNYQQRSYLEEVGTFKKEIVRKIAKECDGLPLAAVEHGALLRISVNPYDWNYVLESHFQVTTYEVLASLELSYNFLSFPLKRCFQYCSIFPKKSVLEKKMVVQLWIAAGLLESSSTDQEKVGEEYFDELVSRSLIHRQSIGDEEGNFGMHNFIHDLATEVSSPYRINMHKHNLHGRMQNFSYNRETYDSYGKFDKLYGLNGLRTFLAFPLQEQLPLCLLSNKVVHDLLPTMKQLRMLSLSSYKSITEVPNSIGNLLDMRYLNLSHTNIERLPTEICKLYHLQFLLLAGCKRFTELPEDMGKLINLRHLDVSNTALRDMPAQIAKLENLHTLSDFVVSKHNSGLNIAKLGKLLHLHRKLSISHLQNVNHPFEVDRANIKMKEQIDELVLEWDCGSTFLHSQSQSVVLEKLRPSTNLKSLTIKGYGGISFPNWLGDFSFSNMVYLRISNCNDCLWLPPLGQLSNLKELIIEGMQSVETIGIEFYGSGGSSFQPFPSLEILHFENMQEWEEWDLIGGTTTTFPSLKTLSLSKCPKLIVGNIIDKFPSLTELELSECLLLVQSMPLSDHVFRQLMFPLNSLQQLTIDGIPSSMSFPTDGLPKTLKLLIISNCENLEFLPHDYLHNYTLLEELKISYSCNSMISFTLGTLPVLKSLFIEGCINLKSILIAEDESEKSLSFLRSIKIWDCNKLESFSPGELATPNLLYIALWKCEKLHSLPEAMNSLASLQEMEIDNLPNLQSFVIDELPSRLQKLSVGSVGGIIWDTEPTWEHLTCLSELRINGNDIVNTLMGPLLPTSLVTLCICGLNDTSMDEKWLQHLTSLQNLEIINAPKLKSLPKKGFPSSLSVLSVTRCPLLEASLRKKRGKEWRKIAHIPSIIIDDELIT, encoded by the coding sequence ATGGATATCTTTAATGCTGGGGAATCGGGAAGTAAGATCATTGTCACAACAAGAGATGAAAGAGTCGCACTATCCGTGCAAACCTTTCTTTCTGTCCACTATCTGAGACCCTTGAAAGTTGAAGATTGTTGGTCTTTACTTGCCGAACACGCATTTGGAGCACATAACTACCAACAACGATCCTATCTAGAAGAAGTTGGCACATTTAAAAAAGAAATTGTCAGAAAAATTGCAAAAGAGTGTGATGGATTACCATTAGCCGCGGTAGAACATGGGGCTCTTCTTCGCATCTCAGTAAACCCATATGATTGGAATTATGTGCTAGAAAGTCACTTTCAGGTAACAACTTATGAGGTGCTAGCTTCTCTCGAATTGAGCTACAATTTCCTTTCTTTTCCTTTAAAACGGTGTTTTCAATATTGTTCAATTTTTCCGAAGAAGTCCGTCTTAGAAAAAAAGATGGTAGTTCAGTTGTGGATTGCAGCAGGCTTACTTGAATCATCTTCCACAGATCAAGAAAAAGTTGGAGAAGAATACTTTGATGAACTAGTGTCAAGGTCATTGATACATCGACAATCTATTGGTGATGAGGAAGGAAACTTTGGAATGCACAACTTCATCCATGATCTAGCTACAGAGGTTTCATCTCCATACCGTATCAATATGCACAAACATAACCTACATGGTAGGATGCAGAATTTTTCATACAACAGAGAGACATATGATTCATATGGCAAATTTGATAAATTATACGGATTAAATGGTTTGCGTACCTTTCTAGCATTCCCATTACAAGAACAATTGCCTCTTTGTTTGCTATCTAACAAGGTAGTACATGACTTGCTGCCAACAATGAAACAATTACGCATGTTGTCTCTGTCAAGCTACAAGAGTATCACCGAGGTTCCCAATTCTATTGGAAATTTGTTAGACATGCGATACTTAAATCTTTCTCACACTAATATTGAAAGGCTGCCTACTGAAATATGCAAGCTTTACCATCTGCAGTTTTTGTTGTTGGCAGGCTGTAAAAGGTTCACTGAATTGCCGGAGGACATGGGAAAATTGATCAATCTGCGCCACCTTGACGTTAGTAACACCGCATTGAGGGACATGCCCGCACAAATAGCCAAACTAGAAAATCTCCACACTTTGTCTGACTTTGTTGTCAGCAAACATAATAGTGGATTGAATATTGCAAAGCTAGGAAAACTTCTCCACCTACACAGAAAACTTTCAATCTCACATCTACAAAATGTTAATCACCCCTTTGAAGTAGATCGAGCCAACATAAAGATGAAAGAACAAATAGACGAATTAGTCTTGGAATGGGATTGTGGTAGTACCTTTTTACATTCACAAAGTCAAAGTGTTGTACTTGAAAAGTTGCGACCCTCAACAAATTTGAAAAGTCTCACCATCAAAGGCTATGGTGGAATCAGCTTTCCAAATTGGTTAGGTGATTTTTCATTTAGCAACATGGTGTATTTAAGGATCTCGAATTGTAATGATTGTTTATGGCTTCCACCCCTTGGACAATTGAGTAATCTGAAAGAACTCATTATTGAAGGGATGCAATCAGTGGAGACAATTGGTATTGAGTTCTATGGAAGTGGTGGTTCTTCATTTCAACCATTTCCCTCTTTGGAGATTCTACACTTTGAGAATATGCAAGAGTGGGAGGAATGGGACTTGATTGGAGGTACGACTACAACGTTTCCTAGTCTAAAAACTTTATCGCTTAGTAAGTGCCCGAAACTGATAGTAGGAAACATAATTGACAAATTTCCTTCCTTAACTGAACTTGAGTTAAGTGAATGTCTTTTACTGGTTCAATCAATGCCATTATCTGATCATGTATTTCGGCAACTGATGTTCCCTTTGAACTCTCTTCAACAGCTCACCATAGACGGCATTCCATCTTCAATGTCTTTTCCAACAGATGGTTTGCCAAAAACCttgaaacttctcataatcagTAATTGTGAGAATCTAGAATTCCTTCCTCACGACTATTTGCATAATTATACATTGCTTGAGGAATTGAAAATATCTTATAGTTGTAATTCAATGATATCATTTACCTTAGGCACTCTCCCTGTCCTCAAGAGTCTGTTCATTGAGGGTTGTATAAATCTGAAATCAATATTAATTGCAGAAGACGAGTCGGAAAAGAGTCTCTCATTTCTTAGAAGCATCAAAATATGGGATTGTAATAAACTGGAGTCATTTTCCCCAGGTGAATTGGCAACTCCAAATCTCCTTTATATTGCACTGTGGAAGTGTGAGAAGCTTCATTCACTGCCAGAAGCAATGAACAGTCTGGCTAGCCTTCAAGAAATGGAAATCGATAATCTACCAAATCTTCAATCTTTTGTCATAGATGAGTTGCCTAGCCGTTTACAGAAACTATCTGTTGGCTCTGTTGGTGGGATTATATGGGATACTGAGCCAACTTGGGAACACCTCACTTGTCTCTCGGAGTTGCGAATTAACGGCAATGACATAGTGAACACGCTGATGGGACCATTGCTACCTACATCGCTTGTGACACTATGCATTTGTGGTCTTAATGATACAAGCATGGATGAGAAGTGGCTTCAACACCTCACTTCTCTCCAAAACCTTGAGATTATTAACGCTCCCAAACTCAAGTCGTTGCCAAAGAAAGGATTTCCTTCCTCTCTTTCAGTACTAAGTGTGACTCGCTGTCCATTACTGGAAGCAAGTTTACGGAAAAAGCGGGGGAAAGAGTGGCGTAAGATTGCTCACATTCCCTCCATAATTATTGATGACGAATTGATCACATGA